The DNA segment CGTGAAACATCCACTCCTGCCAGAATGCCATAGACTTTCTTGTCCTGGTGTTCAGGAAAAAAACGATGGAACTGTCGCATGTTTTCCAATAACTGATCAATTCCATCATCCCGCAGATGACTTTTGACTTCCACCAGATAAACCGCGTTCACGTCCGTGTTGGCATAGGCCATCACATCAATTTCAAACTCTTCCCCACCTTTGCGAACCTTGACATTCGGAGCGATCACATTGGATTTCGAACAGGCGTGGATGTATTTTTTTAATTCCGCTAAAAATTGGGATGAATTGCCTGCTGAATTACAAACCATTGACGCACTGAGGTCTGCCATGGAAGTATTACAACGATTTTCCGAACAGGAACGCGATTATCTGCTTTATGAAGCGCGACTCGACGCAGTGAGGGATGAACGTGCCCGTAACAAACTCTATGAAACCACTGCCAGACAATTGGCAGAGGCACTCCAGAGAGAGTCTGTGGCTCTTCAACGGGAAGCTCTGGCGCAACAACAAAAAGAACAGCTACTGGAACTCCTCAAAAAAGCGGGCATTGATCCCAATCTATGATCCTCAAAAGCGTCTCTTTGAGCAAGGAGGCACACGTTCGCAAAGGACAGACTTTCTTCATCACAAGCACGCACTTCCCCCTTTTTTTCCTTCAAAGTGGGCGAACCTTGACATTCGGGTGTTACCGGTCATGTAAACTGACCCAGTAGCGGACAATAAAATTGACCCACCTTTACCGTTAACTGTCATCTCGATCTTTTGGTAATTTATTTCGAGCTGTGCAGGTACTTTTTTCAACCACCCGCTATAACGGTGGATAGGTGTTACAGATTAAAATTACTGACGATTTTCCATCCATTTCAATAATTTTTGATACCGTTCTCTTAGAGAGCCAAATAAAGTGTCTCTTTTTTTTTAGAACTCGCTTTTTTCATGATTCGGTTGCGTTCTACCGATTTACGTTGTGAGTCGGGTATTTCAACCTCGACATAGGGAAGTAATTCTAAAGAAGTGAAGGGCTTTTCCTGGTATAAATGAGCATCTAAAGCCAGCAAAAGTGTTGGACCTTCATAGACCAACCGTAGTCCCGTATGTTTGCGACCGTGAATCCTTCTTTCGTGTCCTTTTGGTTTCTTAAACCATCGCTCTAAATCAAGATTATCTCCTGGAATTTCTAAGTCATCACTTCCAACAAACACACCGCTTCCAAAACTTTGCATAATCTGCATCATTTGTTTTGCCAGTGGATCTTTTGCAGATAATTTTTGAAGTTGATGCTGTATGTCAGTAAATTGTTCCACTCGTTGAGTAACCGTTCCGATAGAGGGATTGAGTGTCGTCATCACCTCGTCTACCATTTTTGTATATTTCACGATTTCTGCTTTATCCTGTTCGTAAATGATCAACCCCTGTTGGATGCGTTTTTTGAGACAATCTAATTTAGAAGAGATGGGTGTTTTCCCCAGTTTTAAGTTGGCTTCAAGAGATTGAACCACTTCCTCCAAAGCATGATACATGCGTAAACCCGGTGGATTTAAAGGTCCACCACGACTATCGTTGAGGATCCCACGGACAGAGGCGCAATAGTCAAAAACGATCTCTGCCGCATATTGTTGCTGTTCCTCCGTAAGAACCCCGTCGTTCTGATCTAACTCCGATAAAGTCTCTTTTTCAATCTCACGAAGTCCTCTGACTTTTCTACGCATCTGGACTTTGGAATGGCTATCTTTTTCAAGAACCCCTTTGGCTAAATCACGCATAAAATGATTACTGCAATAACGATGAGCGGTATAAGGGAATTCAATCGCAATTGCTGTCACAAAAGCCTCTTGTTTATCTGAAATCCACGCTTTCACAGGTTTTTGTAGAAAGTGTGCCCATTCTTTTGCACGCTGTATCAATTTTTGAATTTCAGATGTTGAACTGGACAGTAACGGTTCCGCAAACCAAATTCGCTGTTTACGAAGTTCTCTGACCACATAAACTGTTTCATGACCTTTCTCAGGTTGTAATGCATCGATGCTCAGGATCACATCGGAGCACTCTTGATATTCTTCTTTTAAACGGTCCATGTCCTGATGCCTTGCGGCAACCATGAGTTGATATTTCCCAAGATATTTGGAAATGGTATCCATTGAAATATCAATTTGGTGAGTATCCAATAGTTCACATTGAATTTGTGGAACAGACCAATGGCGTTTAAACCTGCCAAATCCCATCCATAACAATAAATCCCATCCAATTCTCCATCTGGGGATGGCGATAGAAATCTCTGATTTAGGACTGATCAGTGTTCTCCGATGGATACATTGCTTATTGGAGCAGCACGATAGCTTACAGATCAGCTTGAGAGCCCCTGTTAACGTCTGAACATGATGAACTCTCTCCTTCCGGATGATTAAAGGACTATTGCAAATGGGGCAGCAATTAACCTCAACTTCCAAAATAACGGGGATGAACTCAATATTGGTTGACCATTTTGCAGGCATTGTTTGACTCCAGTAAAAACTTTCATGGTTTTTCTGGTTAATAATGCCTTCTACTTAAAAAGTCAGATTAATTCATCCCTTCATATTCTTGGTTTAACTGTCATCCACCATTATAGCGGGTAGTTGAATATATTGCCCTTCCTTGTTGAGTTGCTCCGCATATTGCATCATCATCGTCGTTTTTCCAGTCTGTCGGGGAGCGTGCAGGATGAAATATTTCTGATCGTCAATCAATTTCCGGACGTCATCAAACCGGGGCTGAAAATTGACCATATAATGAATATCAGATTTACAAGGGCCAGAGGTGTTGAAGAATTTTCGGGTAGCCATAATCGTTCCTCGCGATGAAGTTTCACAAACAAACAGGACTCTTTCCTTACTTCTAACACAAGACTTCTGCGAGCAACAGTTCCAAATGAGACGGAAGTGTGAACTTTCAAATTGCCAAAAAATTTCAGATGATTCAAAAGATATTCAATAAACCTTTTGCAATTTCTGATGCTGAATCAAAGATTTTTCACGAAAATTCTAAATGAGTCTTTTTCACGCCTTCACACAAAGGAACCCATGAACTTCAAACTCCTCAGGTTTGGTCTCCTGACTATTTTCTGCATGACCACCTGGACTGTCTCTCCCTTGTATGCCCTGACACATCTAGTTCTGGATGGCACCCAAACGCAGATTCCATTGGGACGCCACATGGAATTTGCAGAAGATAAGGCAGGCTCCTGGACGATTGACATGGTGGCCAGTCCTTCCTTTTCCCACCCCTTTATTCCGGGAACCAGCGACTTTCCCAATTTCGGCTTCAGCAACTCCGTTTATTGGGGACGTCTGCAACTCCAGAATCCACTGAGACAGAACATCCCCTGGTACCTGGAACTGGCTCAACCACGGATTGATCATGTCCAGATTTTCATACGTCAACCGGATGGACGATTTTTGATAAAAGCCTCAGGAGATCACATTCCCTTTGCACACAGGGACATCCCTCTTCGAAATTTTGTGTTTGTGCTCTCCCTACCTCCACAAACCCTTCAGGACATCTATATTCGAGTGGAATCAGAAGCCTCCATGCAAATGTTCTTTACCCTCTGGACTCCGGAAACCTTTGTGGCAAAATCCACTGAGGAGCATTTAGTTATCGGACTGTATTTTGGCACCCTGCTGATCATGATCCTCTACAATCTATTTCTGTTTGTCTCCATTCGAAATCGGAGTTATCTGTTTTATGTACTCTTTATTACGGCTATCATATTCTGGCAGTCGAACCATTATGGAGTGGCCTATCAATATCTGTGGCCTCATTTTCCAGCGTGGGCCAACCTCTGTGTCCCTTTGTCAGGACTACTTGTTATATTATGTTTTTTTCTGTTCACTCGTAGCTTTTTGGAAACCTCAACCTTATTGCCTGTCTGGGATAAAATCCTAAGAGTTTTCATAGGAATCTTATTCCTTTTTTTACCTCTCTCCCTGATCCTGCGGTATAGAAATAGTATCCAGTTGGCACACCTTACGGGCTTTTTTGCAGTTTTCATCATTCTGATAGTGGCTGTGGTCGCCTTTTTCAAAGGCAGTCGTTCTGCCCGGTTTTTCCTTCTGGCTTATTTTCTGTTACTGACTACAGCAATTATAAACATTTTAAAACAATTCGGAATAATCCCCATTATGTTCATCACCGAATATGGGGTACAAATCGGTTCAACGCTGGAAGTCCTCCTTCTCTCCCTTGGATTGGCGGATCGGATCAATACGCTGAAAAAAGAAAACTTTCTGGCGCAGGCGAAGGTTGTGGAAACTCAGGCTAAATTGTTGAAAGCCCAGGAGGAAACAGTCTTGGCTCAGAAGCAATCCATTGAGAACCTGCATCAGGTGGATCAGCTCAAGGATGAGTTTCTGGCAAACACCTCGCATGAACTGCGTACCCCCCTCAATGGCATCATTGGAATTGCCGAGTCCCTGATGGATGGGGCCACCGGGAAACTGTCTCGGGATATCCACAGGAATCTCAACCTGATTGTCCAGAGTGGAAAGCGTTTGGCAAACCTGGTCAATGATGTGTTGGATTTTTCCAAAATGAAGCACAATGACCTCCACTTGAACCTGCTCCCGATGGATATTCATAACCTGACCCAGTGGGTGCTGACGCTCTCCAGACCGTTACTAAAGCAAAATGGGGTTGTTCTGCATTCTGAAATTCCAGAAAATCTTCCGTTGGTGGAGGCTGATGAAAACCGCCTGCAGCAAATCCTCCTGAATCTGGTGGGCAATGCCATCAAATTCACGGATCAAGGGGAAATCTGTGTTCGTGCTGAGTCCCGTGAAAATCAGGTCTGGGTGTCAGTATCAGATACAGGAATTGGTATTCCACAGGACAAGCAGGAACGGATCTTTGAAGCATTTGAGCAGGGGGATGGCTCCCAAAACCGTATCCATGAAGGAACCGGATTGGGATTAAGCATTACTAAAAAATTGGTGGAACTCCATGGAGGAAAGATCTTTCTAGAAAGTACGGAGGGAAAGGGGTCCACTTTTTCATTCAATTTAGCGATTTCTGAGAAGCAAACACTTCCGGAAACATCTTTACGACAAGGGCTTCAAGCTCATCAGAAAGAAGCGGTACAAGATATTCAGGAGGCCCTAGAATTCACTGTATCTCCAGAGAATCCGGATCAACAACCCTCCCCAAGCAAAACCATCCTGGTGGTGGATGATGAACCGGTGAATATTCAGGTGGTGCAGAATCATCTTCAAATGAGGAATTACAGGGTGTTGACCGCCTTTGACGGCGCTGAAGCACTGGACGTCCTGGAAAAAAACAAACCTGATTTGATTGTGCTGGATCTGATGATGCCCCGTATGAATGGCTATGAAGTCACTCAACACATCAGAAAGCAATACACTCAGGAGGAGTTGCCGATTGTGATGCTAACCGCGAAAAATCAGGTTCGGGATCTGGTGGAAAGCTATGCGAGCGGAGTCAATGATTACCTCACCAAGCCCTTTCATAAAGAAGAACTGCTGAGTCGCGTAGGCCTCCATATTCAACTCCAGGATGCAATTCATCATTTGGAGGATAAGGTAAAGGAAAGGACCCTGCAATTTCAGAAAGTATCTCAGGAACTGTCCCTGCAGAATCAGGTGATGATGGAGGATTTGAAAACAGCAGCGATTTTACAATCCCGGTTATTTACCATCTACGATCCCCCTGAATTTCTGAAAGTAGCCGTGTGTTATCAACCGCATCACTATGTTTCAGGCGATATGTATAAAATGTATGAGGATGAATTAGGGGGCTTCAACCTGTTTTTGGGCGATAGCACCGGACATGGCGTTGCCGCGGCCCTGACGACCATGATGGCAAATATTCTGCTCAGTCAAAAAGCCAATGTGATTCCGCATTATGTGATGGAGTATCTCAATGATCATCTGACGGAACAGTTACCTGATGACCGCTTTATGACCGGGGTACTGCTACAAATCCGGAAAGAGGGGAAACTCACCTGCCTGAACGCAGGACATCTTCCGGTTATTCTGGTTCCCGCCAGTGGAGACGCCCCCCTGTTGTTATCCCCTAAAAGTTTTATGCTGGGTGTTTTTCATACACCTGAATTCCAGTGTAAGGCATCCAACTATACTCTTCAGCCTGGAGATCTTGGCATTTTCTTCACTGATGGCCTCACGGAACGTAAAAATTCACATAATGATTTGTTTGGCGAGGAACGGTTGATTCAGTTCATGCGGGAAAACCGGGAAATGGAGGTCGAACCCCTGCTGAATAAACTGCTGCAAGAGTTGGATAATTTTGCTGAAGGAGAAGCCCCCAATGATGATGTTTCAGCCATTGTGTTCCGGTATGTAGGGTGAGACATCTCACAACCATTCCCAGTATATTCTTTTACGGTTTTCGATTCAGGCCGTAGCAAGATTTTGCAGGCACAGGTTTTTGAGTGTCTGTCGTGACAGCCCACCTGAATACAACTGGAAGTAAAGTTCCTGGTCCCTGTCCAGATAATTCAGGGCATTCTGATAGGACCTCCGGGCTTCCCGTTCCAGTTTTTGTCTGGAATAAATGCCTGCGAGATGGAAGTGGGCAAGGGAAAAACCCTGATTTAAAAAAATCACGGTTTGATAGGCTTTGATGGCGGTTTCCCATTCCTGTTTCTGTTCGTGGACAAGTCCTTTTAAATAAAGGGCTTCCACTGAAAATTCATCGTTTTCCAATACTTTATTACAGGCCTCCAACGCCCGATTGAACTGGCCGTTACCAGCAAAAATCAATGCCAGGGCCGTCAAGGCTCCGGTATGAACAGGATTCCGGTGCAGAAGCTGTTCAAAAATCATTGAAGCTTCAAGCGTATTCTCCTGTTTTAACCACTCCATGCCTCGTTGATAATCAGCGTCAGGAGTGGTTTGTGACGCTAAAGGAGCCGACTTTCTGTTGGAATCTGTTTGGGGTTCCTCCTGAAACACAGGGAATGGCCTTGAATCATTTGGTGTTGAGGCACGAACCATCTCCGGAAACATGACTCGGGATTGCTCAAAACGGTTTGGTGTGTTTAACGTGTTCAACGTCAGACTGGGCTTATTGTCTGGAACAATGACTGCTTTGCGATAAAAAAAGGTGTCGCTATGTTCCATATTCTCAAAGTCCGTTGAAATATCGCGTAAGCTTTCAGCATGACCCAGAATGAGATACCCTCCGGGATTGAGGATGGAATGGAATTTATTTATGATAAACCGGATCGATTCGAGAGAAAAATAAATCAGCACATTCCGGCAGAAAATCACATCAAAACCACCGATTTTCGAATATAACGTTTCATCCCTCAGGTTTCCTTCCAGCCATGAAATCCGATACTGCAAAGGGTGTTTGATTTCAAAACGTGTATGGCCGATCTGATTGAAATATTTGAGATATTCAATGGGCATTTGTTTGATGGCCCTGGTTTCATATTCCGCTTTTCTGGCACGGTTCAGCGACCCCGGATTGATATCCACTCCTGTGATCTGGCACTTGATGTGCGGAAAATGTTCGGTCATCAATAACGCGATGGAATAGGGTTCTTCTCCGGTGGAGCAGGCGGCAGATAAAAATCGCACCGTTGAACCACTCACCACCAAAGGCGGGAGTATGTGGTTTTTCAAAGCGTTAAAATGCGGCAGTGTCCGGAAAAAATAGGTTTCTCCGATGGTCAATAATTGAACGAGACGATCAAGTTCTTCACCCTTGTCCCGGTATTTTAGAAATTGATAGTATTCGTCCGGATTTCTGAATTTCAACCGATCAATGCTTTGTTTCAACGCATCTTCCAGCAGGTAAGCCCGGGAACGGTCATAATGCATTCCGCAGTGCTGTTCCAACAGTTCGTTGAAATGATTAAAATCAACATCAGTTAAAATCAATTTCATGGAAGATCGCATGAACAGAATGAATGTATAAACAAAACTGGATGGAACACAGGAACTAATCCAAAACTTCAAGAATGACCAGACTCACATCATCCGTGAACTTGCCTGACGGGAAGTGCTTAAGAATTTCCTGACAAATCTTGTCGCCCAGAGCATTTGCCGAATATTCCAGATATTGTTCCAGCAACTGGATCAGCAGAGGTTCAAGATCCAGAAAAGGTGGTTCTTTCATTTCGATGATGCCATCGGTGTAGATAAAAACCTTGTCACCGGGCAATAACTGGATTTCGGTAGTTTGCCAATCTACTGCCGTTTCGGATGGGAAAATACCCAACAACGACCCATTGGCCTTGAGAGTAATCACCTTGCTGGTGGACTGTCTCAAAATAAAAGTATTGGAATGACCTGCGGAGGTGTAACGGAACATCCGCGATTGAACATCATAATGCGCGTAAAAAGCCGTGACAAACTTGTCGGTAGGAAGTTTGCCATGAATGTTGCCATTCACCAGACGAACCACTTCATGGGGTTGTTCAAAGCGTTTGGAGGTGAATTGAAAAGAATCGACCACCATGAAGGAAATCAAGGCGGCAGGAATCCCGTGTCCTGAAACATCTGCCAGCAGAATCGCCAGTTGTTGCGTATATTTCTGCCAGTAAATGTCATAAATATCCCCACCCAGTTCATCATAAGGAATATATCGGGTAAACAACCTGGCCCCCTCAACACCTGGCAAAATCGCGGGCATTCGTGCCTGTTGAACAAGACGTGCCTGGTTGCGTTCCAGTTGCTGTTGTTCATAACGTTCCTGAAGTAGCATGTTTTTCAACGCGATTTCTTCAGTCCGTTCTTTCACTCTCAATTCCAGTTCCTGGTTCATTTGCTTCAGATCCTTGTTCAGTCTGGAATTCTGGCTGAAAAGTTCATAATGCTGTCTGGCCTTCAACAGCATGAGCTTGAGTGCTTCCGGGGCCCAGGGTTTGGCGACATAACCATAAATATGGCCATCATTGACCGCATCAATCAGACTTTTCATGTCAGAATAGCCTGTGAGCAGGATCCCCTGTGCTTCTGGTGCGTATTCATGAATGATCTTTAGCAGTTCATGACCATAGAGGCCCGGCATCCGCTGATCGGAAATGACCAATTGAAATTCATAATTATTGTTGATCAGGACCAGCGCGTCTTCTGCGTTGTGGCAGGTGGTGATGTGATATTCTTTATGCAACAGAAAATCCAGGGAGTTCAGGATTCCGTCTTCATCATCCACAATCAGCAAGTTCAGTTTGTTCTGTTTCATAACCATCTCATTGGTAGCCTGATTGTGCATATGGTTCCTTTTCCCGGTTCACTGGAATAATGGATGTCACCCTGATGTTTTTTAATGATGCCATAAGAAATGGACAAGCCCAGTCCTGTTCCCTCACCCACTTTTTTGGTAGTAAAAAACGGCTCAAACAAATGAGCCAACACTTCCGGTGTCATGCCGATGCCTTCATCTTCAACCTGGATGACAGCCATGTTCTCCTGAGAAAATATTCTGACGATTATTTTGTCGCCCTCTTCCGAAGCCTGGGCCGCATTGCTCAGGATATTCATGAACACCTGATTCAACTGTCCGGGAAAACACAGAATATTTTCAACTTCCTGATATTCTCTGACAATCTGTACCTTGTGTTTGATCTGGGGGTGGATCAGGGTCAGGGTGCTGTCGAGACATTCCTGAAGACTCGCGCTTTTTTCCTCGGCTTCATCCAGTCGGGAAAAATTTCTTAAATCAATCACAATCTGTCTGATGCGTTCCAGGCCATCATGCATATCGGTCTGTAGTTTGGGAATATGACGCTCAATAAAAGCCAGATCCATTTCCTCTTCCAGTTCAAGCACAGGCTTCAGGAGTTCCTCAGGCAAAAAGGCTTTGGACGGCTGATACAGTTTACCAAGCTTCACATATTGCTCCATCGTCTCCCGACTGATTTCCATGTTGTTGATGATGAACGCCAGCGGATTGTTGATTTCATGTGCCACGCCTGCGACAAGTTGTCCGAGTGCAACCATTTTTTCATTCTGTACCAGTTGTGCCTGGGTTTTTTTCAGCTTTTCATTCACTTCCTGCAATTCCATGTTCACTTTGGCCAGGATGTTTCTTTCCGCTTCCATCTGCATTTTCTTCATCCGGAAGATGGCATTGACTTTGGCCGTGAATTCCTTGGGATTATAGGGTTTGAATAGATAATCATCCGCTCCGGCATTCAAACCTTTGATCTTTTCATCAAGGTTGCTTTTGGAGGTGATGATGATCACCGGAATCTGTTGTGTGGCAGGATTGGCCTTGATCCGGCGGCAAACCTCAATGCCGTCCATTTCCGGCATGATCACATCCAGAATCACCAGATCCGGTAAATAACGGTTTACGGATTCAATGGCCTCTCTGCCATTCTCGGCCAGAATGGATTTGTAGCCGACATCATCCAGCAGTTCTGAAAGTTGCATCCGGATGGTAAGACTGTCATCCGCGACCAGCACAATGGATTTCTGGGAAAAATAGGACCGGCCCAGTTTCCCCTGCAAACTGCGTATTCTCAACAGGGTATTGATCTTGGCCAGAAGTTCTTCTTCGTTGAAGGGCTTGGTCAGATAGTCATCCGCTCCGGCATCCAGACCCGTGATTTTGTCTGCCGATTCATTTTTGGCGGTCAACATGATCACCGGAATAAACCGCGACTTTTCATCATCTTTCAGTCTTCGGCAGACCTCGATGCCATCCATACCCGGCATGATGATATCCAGAATGATAAGATCAGGTTGTTCTCTCCTGATCTGTTGCAACGCCTGATGTCCGTCTTCTGCCAGAAGCAACTCAAAGTCATTGTCTTCCAGCAATTCCTTGATCATCATCCGATAGGTCAGACTGTCATCGGCTACCAGTATTTTTAAGCGATCATTCATGGTTTCCTGAATTATTTTTTGTAACCGGACAGTAACAGCAACTCCGATGGAATATCAGCATCGGACAGGATCTGTTTTGCCGCGCCAAGTTTTATCGCTTCCGCGGGCATTCCGAAAATCACACAACTTTCCTCATTTTGCGCCATGGTAAAACCATGGGCGTCATACAGGCTTTTCATGCCGGCGGCTCCATCCCGCCCCATCCCGGTCAGTAGCACAGCAATGGCTTGATCTTTATAAGATTTTGCTACCGATTGAAACAAAACATCCACGGAAGGCCGACAAAAATGAACAGGTTCCGACCTGGTCAGGTTCAAGCGACCGGACTCAATTTCAAGATGATAATCCGCGGGGGCCATATAAACTTTGCCCCGTTCGCCATTGTTGATCGCTTCTCCACCTTTGGCAAATTTTACATCCAGTTCACAGTTCATGCTGAACCATTCCGCAATGGTATGGGCAAAATTCGGACTGATATGCAACACACACAAAATTGGCAAAGGAAAATCCGCAGGAATTTTTTTGAAAATTCCCAGCAATGTCTGAGGACCTCCCGTAGATGCCCCTAGGGCCACAACCTTATAATGGTTGGCTGGTTGCGGAGCGGGAGCCTGCTTTAATATCCGGGTTCCCTTGATATGTCGAATCACAGGGACTCTGCTGATGAGCAGGATTTCCTCAATGAGTTGCCGACTCCATTCTTCGCCGGCAAGGGTGATGTTTCCCGGTTTTTCAAAGACACTGATCGCCCCTGCCGCCAGGGCATCGTAGGTTTTCATCACTTCACCACGGTTGGTGGAGGCCGAGACAATCAGGATGCGGGTGGGGCAGTGAGCCATGATGTATTCCGTGGCGGACAATCCTGTCATTTCAGGCATCATCATGTCCATGGTGATGACATCCGGCCTGAGTTTTTCCGCCAGATGGATGGCTTCTTTTCCATTGACAGCCTCCCCCACGACTTTGAAACGTGGATCGTCTTCCAGTGTTTCTACAATCCATTTTCTAATGGTCAGTGAATCATCCACTACCAGAACATTCAGCATGATTTTGTCTCATTTGCGGTAAAGGGCGACCGGCGGGTCGCCCCTACATTGGGTTTCGTATTAAAATGGTAGGGGCGACCGGCGGGTCGCCCGTACATTGGGTTTCGTATTAAAATGGTAGGGGCGACCGGTGGGTCAATATCGTAAACTTAAGGAATTACCTGTGAGAAAATCCCCCTTTTCAAAGGGGGTTGGGGGATTTAACCCTCAGAATTACATCCCCCTAACCCCCTTAAACCAAGGGGGAATTGGTTCACAGTACCATTCTGGATGCTTAAGTTGATGACATTGCCCGGTGGGTTGCCCTCGATATGCCCCCAAAAAACAATCAACCATCCACTAATTTTTCCAGATCTCTGGAAATATCCACCAGCACCCTGACAGTCTCCAATGTTTGATTGGCACTCATTTCGGTTTGTTTTGCGGCCATTCCCACTTCATTCAACGCGGTTGAAACCTGTTCAATGGAAGAAGTCTGCTGGCGGGTGGTCATTTCAATTTCACGGGCCACCATGGCTGTGGAATTTGCCTGCTGGACAATTCCGTCAATATTTTGTGACACTTCGTTGAACATTTTCAGGCCTTCATCCACCACTTTGGTACCGTCTTCTGTGACCATGATGGTGGTATTGGCGGTTTTTTGAATATCCTGTACGAGTTCCTTGATTTCTCCGGTGGATTCCATCGCGCGTTCGGCCAGTTTACGGACTTCATCGGCCACCACGGCAAACCGTCTTCCGGCATCGCCTGCGCCTGCGGCTTCAATAGCGGCATTGAGAGACAGCAGATTGGTTTGCTCCGACAATTCATCAATGATTTCCAGCACCACGCCGATTCGTTGGGATTTGTTGCCCAGATCAAGCATGTGTTGGGCGATCATCTGTACCTGCTTTTTGATATTCTGCATACCCGCCTGAGAATTATCCACAGCCACCTTTCCTTTTTGTCCACCTTCCAGCGTTTTTTTGGCTTCCGAGGAAACTCTCTGGGTGTTTTCTCCAATCTGTTTGGCGCTGGCTACCAGTTCATGGGATGTGGCGGAAACTTCAGCAATGGATGAATTCTGCTGGGTTGCGGCAGACGCCTGCTGGCGTGCGACATTTTCAAGTTCAGTACCCACTGATTTCATATGTGTGATGGCTTCGCTAATCGGGCGTGTGGTTCCCCGTGTGGTGAAAAGAGCAATGAGAAGGCCCAACACCACAGAACTTCCCACCAGGATACTCATCCAGAGCATGGTTGAATCTCTGGTGTCATTGGCATTGGCTAAAAAGCTCTCCGCCTTGTTAACCGCAAAATCATCAATATATTCGA comes from the SAR324 cluster bacterium genome and includes:
- a CDS encoding SpoIIE family protein phosphatase, producing MNFKLLRFGLLTIFCMTTWTVSPLYALTHLVLDGTQTQIPLGRHMEFAEDKAGSWTIDMVASPSFSHPFIPGTSDFPNFGFSNSVYWGRLQLQNPLRQNIPWYLELAQPRIDHVQIFIRQPDGRFLIKASGDHIPFAHRDIPLRNFVFVLSLPPQTLQDIYIRVESEASMQMFFTLWTPETFVAKSTEEHLVIGLYFGTLLIMILYNLFLFVSIRNRSYLFYVLFITAIIFWQSNHYGVAYQYLWPHFPAWANLCVPLSGLLVILCFFLFTRSFLETSTLLPVWDKILRVFIGILFLFLPLSLILRYRNSIQLAHLTGFFAVFIILIVAVVAFFKGSRSARFFLLAYFLLLTTAIINILKQFGIIPIMFITEYGVQIGSTLEVLLLSLGLADRINTLKKENFLAQAKVVETQAKLLKAQEETVLAQKQSIENLHQVDQLKDEFLANTSHELRTPLNGIIGIAESLMDGATGKLSRDIHRNLNLIVQSGKRLANLVNDVLDFSKMKHNDLHLNLLPMDIHNLTQWVLTLSRPLLKQNGVVLHSEIPENLPLVEADENRLQQILLNLVGNAIKFTDQGEICVRAESRENQVWVSVSDTGIGIPQDKQERIFEAFEQGDGSQNRIHEGTGLGLSITKKLVELHGGKIFLESTEGKGSTFSFNLAISEKQTLPETSLRQGLQAHQKEAVQDIQEALEFTVSPENPDQQPSPSKTILVVDDEPVNIQVVQNHLQMRNYRVLTAFDGAEALDVLEKNKPDLIVLDLMMPRMNGYEVTQHIRKQYTQEELPIVMLTAKNQVRDLVESYASGVNDYLTKPFHKEELLSRVGLHIQLQDAIHHLEDKVKERTLQFQKVSQELSLQNQVMMEDLKTAAILQSRLFTIYDPPEFLKVAVCYQPHHYVSGDMYKMYEDELGGFNLFLGDSTGHGVAAALTTMMANILLSQKANVIPHYVMEYLNDHLTEQLPDDRFMTGVLLQIRKEGKLTCLNAGHLPVILVPASGDAPLLLSPKSFMLGVFHTPEFQCKASNYTLQPGDLGIFFTDGLTERKNSHNDLFGEERLIQFMRENREMEVEPLLNKLLQELDNFAEGEAPNDDVSAIVFRYVG
- a CDS encoding tetratricopeptide repeat protein, producing the protein MKLILTDVDFNHFNELLEQHCGMHYDRSRAYLLEDALKQSIDRLKFRNPDEYYQFLKYRDKGEELDRLVQLLTIGETYFFRTLPHFNALKNHILPPLVVSGSTVRFLSAACSTGEEPYSIALLMTEHFPHIKCQITGVDINPGSLNRARKAEYETRAIKQMPIEYLKYFNQIGHTRFEIKHPLQYRISWLEGNLRDETLYSKIGGFDVIFCRNVLIYFSLESIRFIINKFHSILNPGGYLILGHAESLRDISTDFENMEHSDTFFYRKAVIVPDNKPSLTLNTLNTPNRFEQSRVMFPEMVRASTPNDSRPFPVFQEEPQTDSNRKSAPLASQTTPDADYQRGMEWLKQENTLEASMIFEQLLHRNPVHTGALTALALIFAGNGQFNRALEACNKVLENDEFSVEALYLKGLVHEQKQEWETAIKAYQTVIFLNQGFSLAHFHLAGIYSRQKLEREARRSYQNALNYLDRDQELYFQLYSGGLSRQTLKNLCLQNLATA
- a CDS encoding SpoIIE family protein phosphatase, with amino-acid sequence MKQNKLNLLIVDDEDGILNSLDFLLHKEYHITTCHNAEDALVLINNNYEFQLVISDQRMPGLYGHELLKIIHEYAPEAQGILLTGYSDMKSLIDAVNDGHIYGYVAKPWAPEALKLMLLKARQHYELFSQNSRLNKDLKQMNQELELRVKERTEEIALKNMLLQERYEQQQLERNQARLVQQARMPAILPGVEGARLFTRYIPYDELGGDIYDIYWQKYTQQLAILLADVSGHGIPAALISFMVVDSFQFTSKRFEQPHEVVRLVNGNIHGKLPTDKFVTAFYAHYDVQSRMFRYTSAGHSNTFILRQSTSKVITLKANGSLLGIFPSETAVDWQTTEIQLLPGDKVFIYTDGIIEMKEPPFLDLEPLLIQLLEQYLEYSANALGDKICQEILKHFPSGKFTDDVSLVILEVLD
- a CDS encoding response regulator, translated to MNDRLKILVADDSLTYRMMIKELLEDNDFELLLAEDGHQALQQIRREQPDLIILDIIMPGMDGIEVCRRLKDDEKSRFIPVIMLTAKNESADKITGLDAGADDYLTKPFNEEELLAKINTLLRIRSLQGKLGRSYFSQKSIVLVADDSLTIRMQLSELLDDVGYKSILAENGREAIESVNRYLPDLVILDVIMPEMDGIEVCRRIKANPATQQIPVIIITSKSNLDEKIKGLNAGADDYLFKPYNPKEFTAKVNAIFRMKKMQMEAERNILAKVNMELQEVNEKLKKTQAQLVQNEKMVALGQLVAGVAHEINNPLAFIINNMEISRETMEQYVKLGKLYQPSKAFLPEELLKPVLELEEEMDLAFIERHIPKLQTDMHDGLERIRQIVIDLRNFSRLDEAEEKSASLQECLDSTLTLIHPQIKHKVQIVREYQEVENILCFPGQLNQVFMNILSNAAQASEEGDKIIVRIFSQENMAVIQVEDEGIGMTPEVLAHLFEPFFTTKKVGEGTGLGLSISYGIIKKHQGDIHYSSEPGKGTICTIRLPMRWL